The window TACATAAATTCCTAGAACGAGTATCAAAATGAGTAAAAATCCAACATAAAATCCCGAGGTAGAAAATCCTGTTGAGTTTACACCTGCAATCGTTTGTATATTTTTGCCAACCGCATCCGCTGTTTGAGAAATAAAATCTAGCTTGTAAGCTTCTTGAATTAAATAGCCTGTAGCATTAGAAAGATAAAGCGAGATAATCCAAATGAAGTTAGTAATGGCGTATAAACCATACATAACAGATTTGCCAATGCCATCCCCCCAGTTCCAAGGCAACCATCCCCAAGAATTGTCTACATAGAAATCTAATTGATAATTTTCAAGTGCATATTTTGAATAGTCATTATTAGCATTTATTGTATCGTCAACTAGTCCCATAGCATGAGTAACACTACCTAATAGGATTAAGCTAATCAATACAAAAACAACGATAAATAGAATAGTGAACGCTATTTTTTTAATTGTCCATTTTGGAGGTGAATTCATTTAATCCTCCTCTTTTCTTAGTGGTGGTCTAGTATCAAACGCATGCAAGAGTTCTTCAAAAATAGGATGAAATTGTACAACGCCAACTCTTCCATAAATATCCGACATTAAGCATTGTCCATTTTCTAAATTTCGTAATCGCTTTTGATTTTCTTCGTCTTCTTTATCAATACCAAAAAAATTAAGAGTTTTCTTAATTTCGTTAATATCGGTAGAACGAAATGCAAATTTCAAACCTAGATTATTTTTTAGCTTTTCATCTAGTAAATCATCAGTGTTTTGGGTAACAAAATAGACTCCCGCATTCATTGCTCGCCCTGCACGAACTAATTTCATTGAAAGAGTCTTACCTTGAGCAACTTGTAGAAAGCTCCATGCTTCATCTAAATCTACAATTTTAAAGATAGAACGGTCTGAATGAATAAAATCAAGTGCAAAAGTACTAATCACAATCAACATAGAAACACTGAGCAATTCCATTGTTGTGTACTCTTCAAAGCTAGTTTCTGCATCAGGTAGTACCAAATCTGCTACTTGAATAATATTCAATTGTTTTTCTAGGTTAATAGACTGTTTAACGGAGCCATCACTAAATAAAAGATGTGCAAAATCATAATCAGTAAATGATTCGATATGGTCTGCAATGTGGTGACTAATCGTTGTATTTTCTTTTCGCAATTCATCAATAACCAAGAATAATCCACGAGTTGCTCGTTGTGTTACTTGCCTAATCGCTTTACGTAAAACTGGGAATTTATCCCCATCTCGTGAGGAAATACCTGTCAAAAAAGTTAAAATGTCAATAGCCAAACTTTCTGAATCTTTAGGGTCTTTTAGTATGACATAAGGGTCAAGTAACCCTTTGTTTTTAACGTCACTAGTTAAGTTCACAATGTTAATTTCGTGAGCAATATCAGGCAAAGTTTCTTTCCAATTTCCACGTTCTGCCTTTGGGTCAACAATAACTGCTTGCCCACCAAAAAGTACCGCATAATAAACAAGCATATTATTAGAAAAAGATTTACCGCCCCCCAAGGAACCAATAAAGGCAGATGCTAAAGCATTCGTTACAGAGCCTTTCACACCTTGACTGGCTAAACTAGGTTTTAGATAAACATTTTGACCAGTGTCAACATTATAGCCAATATAGATACCTTCTTTTTCCCCAATTGCTTGAGTTGCACCAAATCCAAGACTAGCTAGAAAATCAGAAGTTACATACTGAATGTAGTCATTAATATAACGTTTAGACGCAGGGATAAATTCACCATGCAACCCAAGCATATCCCCAAATGGACGAACAAGCTTAATAGATAAATCATCGTAAAAATCTTTGACTTCATTACAACGTTGACTCAATTCTTCAAAACTAGAGGCAGATATACGAATGACATAACTTAATTTATACATGGCTTCTTTGTTACTGTCCAAATTACTTTCTAATTCATTGACAGAATCTAAAGCGTCTACTACATTAGAGCTTGTTTCATTGTCACTATTCCACGCGTGATTGTCTAAATCTTTAAGTTCTTTTTTCTTATTACGAATTGTGGATAAAGCTTTTTTATTGGCAACTATTTCCACGTTCATTGAAGTAGATATAGGAAAATCAAATTGTTGTTGTTGGTAATAAAAAATCTCACTAGATGGAAAATCTAGTTCGCCCACAATAGAGTTAATCGTGAAGTAGGCGACATATGTCACCTGATCTTCATGCTTGATTTTGAGATATCTTTGTTTCTCTTCAATTAAGCATCGTGTTGGTTTTAAAATATCGTACCGCTTTACCAATGTTTCCTTCGTTAGTTTTTTTGTTTCTAAATGATATTCATAGTCTTCATATGCGGTGCCTGTTTGACCATAAATATGTTCAATGATATAGCCAAAATCATTCTTATTTAATTTACGGATTTTAAAGCGTCTGGAAATTTTATTTTCTAAAAGTTTTTCCATTTTTGAAAACCGTTCAATTTCTGTATTGCTCATAGAAACAAAATCACCCATTAATTTATGATTAACTCCATTAAGAAAATCTTGTAAAGCATTCATAATCTCTTGACTAATATGTTTAACAGTAACTTCCTGTTCATTTAATAAAAGTTTAAAGCCAATAAAAAAGCGATAGTCTATTTGATTGTCACCAATCATATCAACTAACGCTTCTGTTTGTTCATCTATTTTTTTATAGGCAATGTTTTTTAAATCACCAGTTACTTCTTTCTTAGAACGTTCATGGATAGCTTTAATACTTGTTTCAGTACTAATTTGTAAAGCGTGAATTTTTCCGTTAAGATTTTGAGCAACTAATTGACGAAAATTATCATGAACTTGAAGTTTTTCATCATCACTTAAAAAATTATAATTGTATGGAATCAATTCATAATAAGCAAAACATTCATTGTCTTGATTAAACACTAAATTATTTTCAATATATTTAATCGGGTAGGACATAGATTTCACTCCTAACAATTGT is drawn from Carnobacterium gallinarum DSM 4847 and contains these coding sequences:
- a CDS encoding ATP-binding protein; translated protein: MSYPIKYIENNLVFNQDNECFAYYELIPYNYNFLSDDEKLQVHDNFRQLVAQNLNGKIHALQISTETSIKAIHERSKKEVTGDLKNIAYKKIDEQTEALVDMIGDNQIDYRFFIGFKLLLNEQEVTVKHISQEIMNALQDFLNGVNHKLMGDFVSMSNTEIERFSKMEKLLENKISRRFKIRKLNKNDFGYIIEHIYGQTGTAYEDYEYHLETKKLTKETLVKRYDILKPTRCLIEEKQRYLKIKHEDQVTYVAYFTINSIVGELDFPSSEIFYYQQQQFDFPISTSMNVEIVANKKALSTIRNKKKELKDLDNHAWNSDNETSSNVVDALDSVNELESNLDSNKEAMYKLSYVIRISASSFEELSQRCNEVKDFYDDLSIKLVRPFGDMLGLHGEFIPASKRYINDYIQYVTSDFLASLGFGATQAIGEKEGIYIGYNVDTGQNVYLKPSLASQGVKGSVTNALASAFIGSLGGGKSFSNNMLVYYAVLFGGQAVIVDPKAERGNWKETLPDIAHEINIVNLTSDVKNKGLLDPYVILKDPKDSESLAIDILTFLTGISSRDGDKFPVLRKAIRQVTQRATRGLFLVIDELRKENTTISHHIADHIESFTDYDFAHLLFSDGSVKQSINLEKQLNIIQVADLVLPDAETSFEEYTTMELLSVSMLIVISTFALDFIHSDRSIFKIVDLDEAWSFLQVAQGKTLSMKLVRAGRAMNAGVYFVTQNTDDLLDEKLKNNLGLKFAFRSTDINEIKKTLNFFGIDKEDEENQKRLRNLENGQCLMSDIYGRVGVVQFHPIFEELLHAFDTRPPLRKEED